TTGCAGAAAATTAGAGCAATGCCTTTTACTCAAATTTGTTCTTTTACCCATTTCCGAAACTCTTTCAATGCTGAACTCATTCCTGTGGTTCGCGCCATTTCCACGAATCGGGGAATGATATCAATCACAGCAAAATTAGGAAATGTCGGGCTTGTCTGAGAGTTCACATAATGCTCACCTTGCAGCAAACTAATTTCTAAATTTCTGTTTTCATATCGCCAAATTTCAGGTACTCTCAATGCCTCATAAGCACTGATTTGAGTTTTAGAGGTGACATCAATTTTAATTGCCAAATCAGGAGGAGGATCAACAGTTAGGTCAATTTTGTCTTTACCAATCATTAATTTATAGTTTTGAATATAAAAGCAATCATCCGGTTCAATACCTGCATTCTTGTCTTTTCGCTTAAAGGTAGTTGAACCTAAAGACTCCCAATTTAAATCGAGTTCATCCAGCAAGGCTTTTACTAAGTCTCCAATTATGACTTTACTTCGCTCATGTTCTGGTAACGGAGCCATATGTTTGCGACGGGAAGCGGAAACATTTTCAGGTAACGACCTTGTACCCCGTAGCGACTTTGTAAATAGAATCTTTAACCGGGAGACTCTTTGAGAGTAATTTGAATCATTAGGCGGTAACGTCCAGAGAAAATGAATATGGTCAGGTAAG
Above is a window of Nostoc sp. UHCC 0702 DNA encoding:
- a CDS encoding Uma2 family endonuclease produces the protein MAPLPEHERSKVIIGDLVKALLDELDLNWESLGSTTFKRKDKNAGIEPDDCFYIQNYKLMIGKDKIDLTVDPPPDLAIKIDVTSKTQISAYEALRVPEIWRYENRNLEISLLQGEHYVNSQTSPTFPNFAVIDIIPRFVEMARTTGMSSALKEFRKWVKEQI